One Euphorbia lathyris chromosome 1, ddEupLath1.1, whole genome shotgun sequence DNA segment encodes these proteins:
- the LOC136210509 gene encoding O-fucosyltransferase 29 isoform X1: MGVTKTWWFSLISPNLALFQQQNGNHSPQRGGSKHHYFHHHHSHNEWWRWWRSSMSQQRRKIPWSLVCGLMLFTLGLISLFTGHVASDLEWYSQKLVKNSLDRLDGIRREPIDIWQSKSSMFFYGCSERGRHFTPAIREKSSNGYLLIAASGGLNQQRTGIIDAVIVARILNATLVMPELDHHSFWKDDSEFIDIFDADWFISYLAKDVTIVKRVPDKIMRSMEKPPYTMRVPRKSPPEYYLDQVLPVLMRRRVVQLTKFDYRLASNLDEEELQKLRCRVNYHALKFAKPIENIGQSLVMKLRTMAKRFIAVHLRFEPDMLAFSGCYYGGGEKERIELGEIRKRWETLPDLSAEEERARGKCPLTPYEVGLMLRALGFANDTYIYVASGEIYGGEETLRPLRELFPNFYTKEMLANEELKPFLPYSSRLAAIDYIVCDESDVFITNNNGNMAKILAGRRRYAGHKRTIRPNAKRLSALFMAKDKMAWHTFARKVKACQRGFMGEPDEMRPGRGEFHEYPSSCICEKPFINNGSSKDEALMLDRIGIKSRKKVQ, translated from the exons ATGGGAGTGACTAAAACCTGGTGGTTTAGCTTGATTTCGCCGAACCTGGCGCTATTTCAGCAGCAAAATGGTAACCATAGCCCCCAACGAGGCGGCAGTAAGCACCACTATTTCCATCACCATCACAGTCATAATGAGTGGTGGAGGTGGTGGAGATCCTCTATGTCGCAGCAACGCAGGAAGATCCCGTGGTCCCTTGTTTGCGGCTTAATGCTATTCACTTTGGGCTTGATTTCGCTTTTCACTGGACATGTAGCTTCTGATCTTGAGTGGTACTCTCAGAAATTGGTAAAAAACAGCTTGGACCGGCTG gATGGGATTCGGCGTGAACCGATTGACATTTGGCAATCGAAGAGCTCAATGTTTTTCTATGGATGCAGTGAAAGAGGACGTCATTTTACTC CTGCCATTCGCGAGAAGTCATCAAATGGCTATTTACTTATTGCAGCCAGTGGAGGGTTGAACCAACAAAGAACTGGT ATAATTGATGCTGTAATTGTTGCACGGATTCTTAATGCTACACTAGTCATGCCAGAATTGGATCATCATTCTTTTTGGAAAGATGATAG TGAGTTTATCGACATTTTTGATGCTGATTGGTTCATTTCCTATCTTGCAAAAGATGTGACTATTGTCAAAAGAGTTCCTGATAAAATCATGCGGTCAATGGAAAAACCTCCATATACCATGCGTGTTCCTAGAAAATCCCCTCCTGAGTATTACCTAGATCAAGTTCTTCCTGTACTGATGAGGAGACGT GTGGTTCAATTGACAAAGTTTGACTACAGGCTTGCAAGTAACCTTGATGAGGAGGAGCTACAAAAGTTGCGGTGTCGGGTTAATTATCACGCTCTAAAATTTGCAAAACCCATAGAAAACATCGGCCAAAGTCTTGTTATGAAATTGAGAACGATGGCAAAACGTTTTATTGCAGTTCACTTGAG GTTTGAACCTGATATGCTTGCATTTTCTGGATGTTACTATGGTGGAGGTGAAAAAGAGAGAATTGAGCTCGGTGAAATAAGAAAGAGATGGGAAACATTACCG GATTTAAGTGCAGAGGAAGAGCGAGCTAGAGGGAAATGTCCACTTACTCCTTATGAAGTAGGATTGATGCTGCGAGCACTTGGATTTGCTAATGACACGTACATCTATGTTGCATCTGGTGAAATATATGGTGGAGAAGAGACTCTCAGGCCACTCAGAGAACTGTTCCCAAATTTTTACACAAAAGAGATGCTTGCTAATGAAGAGCTTAAACCTTTCCTTCCATACTCCTCTCGCCTGGCAGCAATAGATTACATTGTCTGTGATGAAAGTGATGTCTTTATCACCAATAATAACGGAAACATGGCAAAGATTCTTGCAGGTCGAAG GAGATATGCAGGACATAAGAGAACTATTCGACCGAACGCTAAGAGGCTTAGTGCATTATTTATGGCGAAAGATAAAATGGCATGGCATACATTCGCTAGAAAAGTGAAGGCATGCCAGAGAGGATTTATGGGGGAGCCAGACGAGATGAGACCTGGACGGGGTGAATTCCATGAATATCCATCATCATGCATATGTGAGAAACCATTTATTAATAATGGGagcagcaaggatgaagctcTCATGTTAGACCGAATTGGTATCAAATCCAGAAAAAAAGTACAATAA
- the LOC136210509 gene encoding O-fucosyltransferase 29 isoform X2 — protein sequence MGVTKTWWFSLISPNLALFQQQNGNHSPQRGGSKHHYFHHHHSHNEWWRWWRSSMSQQRRKIPWSLVCGLMLFTLGLISLFTGHVASDLEWYSQKLDGIRREPIDIWQSKSSMFFYGCSERGRHFTPAIREKSSNGYLLIAASGGLNQQRTGIIDAVIVARILNATLVMPELDHHSFWKDDSEFIDIFDADWFISYLAKDVTIVKRVPDKIMRSMEKPPYTMRVPRKSPPEYYLDQVLPVLMRRRVVQLTKFDYRLASNLDEEELQKLRCRVNYHALKFAKPIENIGQSLVMKLRTMAKRFIAVHLRFEPDMLAFSGCYYGGGEKERIELGEIRKRWETLPDLSAEEERARGKCPLTPYEVGLMLRALGFANDTYIYVASGEIYGGEETLRPLRELFPNFYTKEMLANEELKPFLPYSSRLAAIDYIVCDESDVFITNNNGNMAKILAGRRRYAGHKRTIRPNAKRLSALFMAKDKMAWHTFARKVKACQRGFMGEPDEMRPGRGEFHEYPSSCICEKPFINNGSSKDEALMLDRIGIKSRKKVQ from the exons ATGGGAGTGACTAAAACCTGGTGGTTTAGCTTGATTTCGCCGAACCTGGCGCTATTTCAGCAGCAAAATGGTAACCATAGCCCCCAACGAGGCGGCAGTAAGCACCACTATTTCCATCACCATCACAGTCATAATGAGTGGTGGAGGTGGTGGAGATCCTCTATGTCGCAGCAACGCAGGAAGATCCCGTGGTCCCTTGTTTGCGGCTTAATGCTATTCACTTTGGGCTTGATTTCGCTTTTCACTGGACATGTAGCTTCTGATCTTGAGTGGTACTCTCAGAAATTG gATGGGATTCGGCGTGAACCGATTGACATTTGGCAATCGAAGAGCTCAATGTTTTTCTATGGATGCAGTGAAAGAGGACGTCATTTTACTC CTGCCATTCGCGAGAAGTCATCAAATGGCTATTTACTTATTGCAGCCAGTGGAGGGTTGAACCAACAAAGAACTGGT ATAATTGATGCTGTAATTGTTGCACGGATTCTTAATGCTACACTAGTCATGCCAGAATTGGATCATCATTCTTTTTGGAAAGATGATAG TGAGTTTATCGACATTTTTGATGCTGATTGGTTCATTTCCTATCTTGCAAAAGATGTGACTATTGTCAAAAGAGTTCCTGATAAAATCATGCGGTCAATGGAAAAACCTCCATATACCATGCGTGTTCCTAGAAAATCCCCTCCTGAGTATTACCTAGATCAAGTTCTTCCTGTACTGATGAGGAGACGT GTGGTTCAATTGACAAAGTTTGACTACAGGCTTGCAAGTAACCTTGATGAGGAGGAGCTACAAAAGTTGCGGTGTCGGGTTAATTATCACGCTCTAAAATTTGCAAAACCCATAGAAAACATCGGCCAAAGTCTTGTTATGAAATTGAGAACGATGGCAAAACGTTTTATTGCAGTTCACTTGAG GTTTGAACCTGATATGCTTGCATTTTCTGGATGTTACTATGGTGGAGGTGAAAAAGAGAGAATTGAGCTCGGTGAAATAAGAAAGAGATGGGAAACATTACCG GATTTAAGTGCAGAGGAAGAGCGAGCTAGAGGGAAATGTCCACTTACTCCTTATGAAGTAGGATTGATGCTGCGAGCACTTGGATTTGCTAATGACACGTACATCTATGTTGCATCTGGTGAAATATATGGTGGAGAAGAGACTCTCAGGCCACTCAGAGAACTGTTCCCAAATTTTTACACAAAAGAGATGCTTGCTAATGAAGAGCTTAAACCTTTCCTTCCATACTCCTCTCGCCTGGCAGCAATAGATTACATTGTCTGTGATGAAAGTGATGTCTTTATCACCAATAATAACGGAAACATGGCAAAGATTCTTGCAGGTCGAAG GAGATATGCAGGACATAAGAGAACTATTCGACCGAACGCTAAGAGGCTTAGTGCATTATTTATGGCGAAAGATAAAATGGCATGGCATACATTCGCTAGAAAAGTGAAGGCATGCCAGAGAGGATTTATGGGGGAGCCAGACGAGATGAGACCTGGACGGGGTGAATTCCATGAATATCCATCATCATGCATATGTGAGAAACCATTTATTAATAATGGGagcagcaaggatgaagctcTCATGTTAGACCGAATTGGTATCAAATCCAGAAAAAAAGTACAATAA